The following proteins are encoded in a genomic region of Coffea eugenioides isolate CCC68of chromosome 6, Ceug_1.0, whole genome shotgun sequence:
- the LOC113773939 gene encoding disease resistance protein At4g27190-like, producing MAMQDIGVSIVGKITEKFIDPIMRQFQYLFCYRSNVETLRNGIKKLELTKTEVQRSVDAARNNGEEIKPIVTDWLRQADGLEKEADTIFEGMENVKVNCFKIVRLPNLKSRYLIGRHAAKRGNDAEKHLRERRFDEVGYLPPLGKMPFSESTPSFEESLITRMSMKREVIEALKQDKRSLLAICGMAGVGKTFLLEQIADQVKSEKLFDGVAFATISQNPDMRNIQNQLAEQLRMKLKSEHSGRARAEQIYTRLINSDKRNLVMLDDIWEEVDLRSLGIPIRSGKCKSLTVVLTSRFSHVCRNMEAEIFEVNALPKEEAWHLFKEVAGISDDSALSDVAKQVAEECKGLPLAIVVVARAFRTNYTTPESWKLALGQLKKYTMRDLERVQDLVFSRIEWSYDHLKSVEAKSLLLFCSLFPEDYSIPVECLVRYGKGLKMFQDRETLGDMRYRVDQSISDLKSCYLLLTDGGKEDHVKLHDVVRDVCLKIASEGEHVFLVRNVGGKEGHPQPDSFGRYTAVSLTWKGNSNGPFPLGEECPKLRLLRLVFQSGKMISLSPDSFAGMEDLRVMEFNKLQIEFSPSDPGQMLMSLRTLCLDYCELGIGTSSMIGYMTQLEILSFFESRLRDNQFPTEIAQLSNLKVLDLRVESSRHPLSLGILSSLKKLEELYMGFHRPLRLGRNAEEERGCIKEITSLACLECLQINLHGIDDLLLLLREFPVERLSRFNISCKQTQTKNGGDYQFRRNFKLYLPDEKDSELALCPAVTSIIRRTENLILDLGFLFRSGNFVNDLDESGFVNLKRLRLKSGSWECLIDSTTNLAPRHVFENLVFMELTSGKLEEICYGNLPPRCFSQLQEMKLLRMNFIEYLWKGPIEPPSLCNLRGIEVSLPRLEMLDLTSPGYRPEQFVGGEMLRGSLENLRSLVLSRCYVIRCIAKADGVALLENLQSFSMGDCPSMELLFDLEGLKVPIPSKKELEILPNLKSLELRGLTRLAHIWRNYPKGIRVFQNLRILQVEGCSLPCLFYPPCVADMLVSLEELKVGLCPAMYAVIAGENEETSQEDHDGGEKREISLGRTNKEFLFPKLSSLSFVNLQNLQSFSGGHHEGCDFKFPSLTQLEIMRCPELKNLCPGKLDAPLLKKVKVEENDANIPLDLKVDIS from the exons ATGGCCATGCAAGATATTGGCGTTTCGATTGTGGGGAAAATCACGGAGAAGTTTATTGATCCAATTATGCGTCAATTTCAGTATTTATTTTGCTATAGAAGCAACGTTGAAACCCTGAGGAATGGCATCAAAAAACTCGAGCTAACGAAAACTGAGGTGCAACGATCGGTAGATGCAGCAAGAAACAATGGtgaagaaattaaaccaattgTTACTGATTGGCTAAGGCAGGCTGATGGTCTAGAGAAAGAGGCAGATACTATTTTTGAGGGTATGGAGAATGTTAAGGTGAATTGCTTTAAAATTGTTAGGCTCCCGAATTTGAAGTCACGTTATTTGATAGGCCGCCATGCTGCCAAAAGAGGAAATGATGCTGAAAAACATCTCAGAGAGAGGCGGTTTGATGAAGTTGGATACCTTCCTCCACTGGGGAAAATGCCTTTTAGTGAATCAACCCCATCCTTTGAGGAAAGTCTAATTACAAGGATGTCAATGAAAAGGGAAGTGATTGAAGCTCTAAAGCAGGATAAAAGAAGTCTACTCGCAATTTGTGGTATGGCCGGCGTAGGCAAGACTTTTTTGTTGGAGCAAATTGCCGACCAGGTTAAGTCTGAGAAACTGTTTGATGGCGTAGCCTTTGCAACTATTTCTCAAAATCCAGACATGAGAAATATCCAAAATCAACTTGCTGAGCAGTTAAGGATGAAATTAAAATCTGAGCACAGTGGTCGTGCAAGAGCTGAACAGATTTATACTAGACTAATCAATAGTGACAAGAGAAATCTTGTTATGCTGGATGACATTTGGGAAGAAGTGGATCTTAGGAGTCTAGGAATTCCCATTAGATCAGGTAAGTGCAAGAGCTTAACAGTTGTATTGACATCTCGGTTCTCTCATGTGTGTAGGAACATGGAAGCAGAAATTTTTGAGGTGAATGCCTTGCCTAAGGAAGAAGCATGGCATCTTTTTAAAGAGGTTGCGGGAATTTCCGATGATTCAGCTTTGAGTGACGTTGCAAAACAAGTTGCAGAAGAATGCAAAGGATTACCTCTAGCAATCGTTGTTGTTGCCAGGGCATTTAGGACTAATTATACAACACCAGAATCCTGGAAACTCGCCCTTGGACAGCTAAAGAAGTACACAATGAGAGACCTAGAAAGAGTTCAAGATTTGGTGTTTTCCAGAATCGAATGGAGCTATGATCATTTGAAAAGTGTTGAAGCCAAGTCACTACTACTGTTTTGCAGCTTGTTTCCAGAGGATTATAGCATTCCAGTCGAATGTTTGGTTAGGTATGGGAAAGGGTTGAAAATGTTCCAAGATAGAGAGACTTTGGGAGATATGAGATACAGAGTAGACCAGAGTATCAGTGACCTTAAAAGTTGCTATTTGTTGCTAACCGATGGTGGAAAAGAAGACCATGTAAAATTGCATGATGTCGTGCGAGATGTTTGCTTGAAAATTGCATCAGAAGGCGAGCATGTATTTTTGGTAAGGAATGTTGGAGGAAAAGAAGGGCACCCGCAACCTGATTCATTTGGTCGTTATACAGCTGTTTCGCTGACATGGAAGGGCAATTCTAATGGACCATTTCCATTGGGAGAGGAATGTCCAAAGCTTAGGCTGCTGCGTTTGGTCTTCCAGTCAGGCAAAATGATCAGCCTATCACCAGATtcttttgcagggatggaagaTCTCAGGGTCATGGAGTTTAACAAATTACAAATTGAATTTTCACCATCAGATCCTGGCCAAATGTTGATGAGCCTTCGGACATTGTGCCTGGATTATTGTGAGTTAGGGATTGGAACGTCGTCGATGATTGGATACATGACGCAATTGGAGATTTTGAGCTTCTTTGAGTCCAGACTTCGGGATAATCAGTTTCCAACCGAAATTGCTCAGCTGAGTAATTTAAAGGTGTTGGATTTGAGGGTTGAAAGTAGCCGCCACCCGTTGTCTCTTGGTATCTTGTCAAGCTTGAAAAAGCTAGAAGAATTGTATATGGGATTTCATCGTCCATTGCGGCTAGGGAGAAATGCAGAAGAAGAAAGAGGATGCATTAAAGAGATCACATCACTGGCTTGCCTTGAATGTCTCCAAATTAATTTACATGGCATTGACGACCTGCTTCTATTATTACGCGAATTCCCTGTTGAGAGGTTGTcaagatttaacattagttgcAAACAAACTCAGACAAAAAACGGTGGAGACTATCAATTTCGGAGGAATTTCAAACTTTATTTGCCTGACGAGAAAGATTCCGAACTAGCATTGTGTCCTGCAGTTACTAGCATAATCAGGAGAACTGAGAATCTCATTTTGGACCTTGGGTTCTTGTTTCGCTCGGGGAATTTTGTGAATGACTTAGATGAAAGTGGATTTGTCAATTTGAAAAGGCTCAGATTGAAGTCGGGTTCATGGGAATGCCTTATTGATTCCACCACCAACCTAGCTCCTCGACATGTTTTTGAAAATCTGGTGTTCATGGAATTAACATCTGGCAAATTGGAAGAAATATGTTATGGAAATCTTCCACCTCGTTGCTTCAGCCAACTTCAAGAGATGAAACTCCTGAGAATGAATTTTATTGAGTACTTGTGGAAGGGGCCAATTGAACCTCCGTCACTTTGCAATCTCAGAGGTATTGAG GTCTCACTCCCTCGGTTGGAAATGCTAGACCTTACAAGTCCTGGTTATCGCCCAGAACAATTTGTAGGAGGTGAAATGCTTAGAGGGTCTCTTGAGAACTTAAGATCTTTGGTGCTTTCAAGGTGCTATGTTATCAGATGCATTGCGAAAGCTGATGGTGTGGCATTGTTAGAGAATCTGCAGAGCTTTTCTATGGGTGATTGTCCTTCGATGGAATTACTTTTCGACCTTGAGGGTCTAAAAGTTCCCATTCCATCAAAAAAGGAGCTTGAAATTCTTCCCAATCTAAAGTCACTGGAATTGAGAGGGTTAACAAGATTAGCCCACATTTGGAGGAATTATCCAAAAGGGATTCGAGTATTCCAAAACTTGAGAATATTACAAGTAGAGGGGTGCAGTTTACCATGTTTGTTTTATCCACCTTGCGTGGCTGATATGCTTGTAAGTCTTGAAGAATTGAAAGTTGGTCTTTGCCCGGCAATGTATGCAGTTATAGCGGGGGAAAATGAAGAGACCAGTCAAGAAGATCATGATGGTggggaaaaaagagaaatttcATTGGGAAGAACCAACAAGGAGTTTTTGTTCCCAAAACTAAGCTCCTTAAGCTTTGTAAACCTCCAAAATCTTCAAAGCTTCAGTGGTGGTCACCACGAGGGTTGTGACTTCAAATTTCCTTCACTGACCCAATTGGAAATAATGCGTTGCCCGGAGTTGAAGAATTTGTGTCCCGGAAAATTGGATGCACCATTACTTAAGAAAGTCAAAGTGGAAGAGAATGATGCCAATATTCCTCTGGATTTAAAGGTAGACATATCCTAA